A window of Gemmatimonadota bacterium contains these coding sequences:
- the dnaN gene encoding DNA polymerase III subunit beta gives MKLRISQSALASAVDRVLSVVPQKTTMPVLGQLLLQAQGGEIRLTATDLDLAISTVMDGEITTEGAITLPARRFSEIVKLLDPSADVVIEVNKSAVLIVAGRANFRIFGMDASEFPKVPGMGFKKGVSISTAQLRKVIRMTVFCVSRDETRRALTGVLWEVGGDTMTMVGTDGHRLARISVPAKLDISPALSVIVPTKALQQVLRLTGDTVEENLEAKIAEDHAIFRFEGTTLHTRLIEGPFPKYQDVIPKDNDKKVVMNRLALSEALKRVSVQSDTLTHQVRLTIRPDEVVLSARTQDVGEGEDHVIAQYGGEEMSAGYNAVYLNEILRNMETEEVLLSLGTPLNAGLVEPLEQGEEENYLCLIMPLRLVD, from the coding sequence ATGAAACTCCGTATTTCACAAAGTGCGCTCGCGTCCGCGGTGGATCGCGTACTCAGCGTCGTTCCGCAAAAAACCACCATGCCGGTCCTCGGGCAGTTGCTCCTTCAGGCCCAGGGCGGAGAGATTCGCCTCACCGCCACCGACCTGGACCTGGCCATTTCCACCGTGATGGATGGAGAGATCACGACCGAAGGAGCCATTACCCTCCCGGCTCGCCGATTCTCCGAGATTGTGAAACTGCTGGATCCGTCGGCGGATGTGGTCATCGAAGTGAACAAGTCCGCGGTTCTTATCGTCGCGGGTCGGGCGAACTTCCGCATTTTCGGAATGGATGCGTCGGAGTTCCCGAAAGTTCCGGGCATGGGCTTTAAGAAGGGCGTTTCGATTTCCACCGCGCAACTTCGAAAAGTCATTCGCATGACCGTCTTTTGTGTGTCCCGCGATGAAACCCGTCGCGCGCTCACCGGCGTGCTCTGGGAAGTCGGTGGCGACACCATGACGATGGTCGGGACCGACGGGCATCGGCTTGCCCGAATCAGCGTTCCCGCGAAACTCGACATCAGCCCGGCACTGTCGGTCATTGTGCCGACGAAGGCACTTCAGCAGGTGCTTCGCCTGACCGGGGACACCGTGGAAGAGAACCTCGAAGCGAAGATCGCCGAGGATCACGCCATCTTCCGATTCGAAGGAACGACCCTGCATACGCGCCTCATTGAAGGGCCTTTCCCGAAGTATCAGGATGTCATTCCGAAAGACAACGACAAGAAGGTGGTCATGAACCGCCTGGCGCTTTCGGAAGCCCTGAAGAGGGTGAGCGTTCAGTCCGACACGCTGACGCACCAGGTTCGCCTGACGATCCGGCCGGACGAGGTCGTGCTCTCCGCACGCACACAGGATGTGGGCGAAGGGGAGGACCATGTGATCGCTCAGTACGGCGGAGAGGAAATGAGTGCCGGATACAACGCGGTCTACCTGAACGAGATTCTGCGCAACATGGAAACCGAAGAGGTGCTTCTTTCGCTCGGGACGCCGCTGAACGCGGGGCTTGTCGAGCCGTTGGAACAGGGCGAAGAGGAAAACTACCTCTGCCTGATCATGCCTCTCCGGCTTGTGGACTAG
- the dnaA gene encoding chromosomal replication initiator protein DnaA, with product MTSAPLDPWNGILLDMASHLPQAIVDTWIRTLKPVDASGSRLLLQAPSRFHLRYVEEKYGKLLHDSARTRLADGKSLAFTVLSEDDDGSASVEVAPDPEVDRYQSDMSRVLSTSSAPPANNLSGGNSTPLNPRYVFDSFVVGKSNQFAHAAARAVAEHPATAYNPLFVFGGSGLGKTHLMQAIGNHIRTSSASGGVVHYVSAESFMNEMIVSIQQSRTVHFRNKYRCMDVLLIDDIHFLQGKESTQEEFFHTFNALYDAHKQIVLTSDRPPKEIPTLEERLVSRFEWGLVTDIQAPDLETRIAILRKKAEEDSLQIPDDVMEFIASNVRSNIRELEGSLIRLLAFSSLTDSEINLDLTKEVLKDFLKKPDRSVSVDDIQKTVADHFGIPEEAMKVKKRTRSLAHPRQVAMYLSRELTSLSLSEIGNRFGGRDHTTVLHACDRVAKSSSSDPELNRTIGRLAASLRN from the coding sequence ATGACCTCTGCCCCCCTTGATCCCTGGAATGGAATCCTCCTCGACATGGCCTCGCATCTTCCGCAGGCCATCGTCGACACTTGGATTCGCACGCTCAAGCCTGTGGATGCTTCCGGTTCCCGGCTTCTCCTGCAGGCTCCCAGCCGCTTTCACCTTCGATATGTGGAGGAGAAGTACGGGAAGCTCCTGCACGATTCCGCCCGGACGCGCCTGGCTGACGGAAAGTCGTTGGCCTTTACCGTTCTTTCGGAAGACGACGACGGTTCCGCTTCGGTGGAAGTAGCGCCGGACCCCGAGGTGGATCGCTATCAGTCGGACATGTCCCGCGTCCTCTCCACCTCAAGCGCTCCTCCTGCGAACAACCTCTCCGGCGGGAACTCCACGCCCCTCAATCCGCGATATGTCTTCGACAGTTTTGTTGTCGGCAAGTCGAATCAGTTTGCCCACGCGGCGGCCCGGGCTGTGGCCGAGCACCCCGCAACCGCCTACAACCCGCTCTTCGTGTTCGGCGGTTCCGGACTCGGAAAGACTCACCTCATGCAGGCCATCGGCAACCACATTCGCACCTCGTCCGCGTCGGGCGGGGTGGTGCACTATGTCTCCGCCGAGAGTTTCATGAACGAGATGATCGTCTCCATCCAGCAGAGTCGCACCGTCCACTTCCGCAACAAGTACCGCTGTATGGATGTACTTCTCATCGACGACATCCATTTCCTTCAGGGCAAGGAGTCAACCCAGGAGGAGTTCTTCCACACATTCAACGCACTCTACGACGCGCACAAACAGATCGTTCTGACCAGTGACCGCCCGCCCAAGGAGATTCCCACGCTGGAAGAGCGGCTTGTGTCCCGCTTCGAGTGGGGGCTCGTCACGGACATTCAGGCTCCGGATCTGGAGACCCGCATTGCCATCCTCCGAAAGAAGGCCGAAGAGGACAGTCTGCAGATCCCCGACGATGTCATGGAGTTTATCGCGTCCAATGTCCGATCCAACATTCGGGAACTGGAGGGATCGCTGATTCGTCTTCTGGCTTTTTCTTCTCTCACGGACAGCGAAATCAATCTGGATCTCACGAAGGAGGTTCTGAAGGACTTCCTCAAAAAGCCGGATCGCAGCGTCTCCGTGGACGACATTCAGAAGACTGTCGCGGATCACTTCGGGATTCCCGAAGAGGCCATGAAGGTGAAGAAGCGAACCCGATCTCTCGCGCATCCCAGGCAGGTTGCCATGTATCTGTCCCGAGAGTTGACCTCGCTGTCTCTATCAGAAATCGGAAACCGATTCGGCGGAAGAGATCACACCACGGTTCTGCACGCATGCGATCGCGTTGCAAAATCCTCCTCTTCGGACCCGGAACTCAACCGCACCATAGGGCGGTTGGCCGCCTCACTGAGGAACTGA
- the recF gene encoding DNA replication and repair protein RecF (All proteins in this family for which functions are known are DNA-binding proteins that assist the filamentation of RecA onto DNA for the initiation of recombination or recombinational repair.) — protein sequence MRLAHLSLTDFRGYESLELALTPGHHVFVGPNGHGKTNILEAAHLLGSGQSMRASRDTVMVRHGASGFRVGARLVSSSSDTSVRIEIEYREGRRKRILIDKEPARGSDLVAAVKVVSFAPADVELVQQGARVRRRYLDIIGCQVSAEYMQLLRDYQRAIRQRNETLSRLFVQSRGRTEAARHREPWDEQVVELGTRLFLRRADLVGRVSGTLGPLSRGSFPDAGSLGVSYRPAICWEGESPAEAFRQALRETREKDLAQGYTTKGPQGDDIHLTLGGRDLRRFGSLGQQQLGAMFLKLCQAELVRESAGQQPILLVDEMFAVLDHRAAEGFLSRVEMEGQILMATAREGWLAELEDRKFFVHRVLDGAVLEKEAEAESES from the coding sequence ATGAGGCTGGCACATCTGTCGTTGACGGACTTTCGCGGGTACGAGTCGCTGGAGCTCGCGCTGACCCCCGGACACCATGTGTTCGTGGGACCCAACGGGCACGGGAAGACGAACATTCTGGAAGCCGCGCACCTTCTGGGTAGCGGCCAGTCCATGCGGGCCTCACGGGACACGGTCATGGTTCGGCATGGCGCGTCGGGATTCCGCGTGGGGGCCCGGCTTGTCTCCTCCTCCTCCGACACCTCCGTTCGCATCGAGATCGAATACCGCGAAGGCCGTCGCAAGCGAATCCTGATCGACAAGGAACCGGCTCGGGGGTCAGACCTGGTTGCCGCCGTGAAGGTGGTGTCTTTCGCTCCGGCAGATGTTGAACTGGTGCAGCAAGGTGCGCGGGTGCGCCGCCGGTATCTGGACATCATCGGCTGTCAAGTGTCGGCCGAGTATATGCAACTCCTTCGCGATTATCAGCGCGCCATCCGCCAAAGGAACGAAACGCTGTCACGGTTGTTTGTCCAGTCCCGGGGGCGCACAGAGGCTGCCAGACACAGAGAACCCTGGGACGAACAGGTAGTGGAGCTCGGAACGAGGCTGTTCCTCCGACGAGCGGACCTGGTGGGCCGGGTGTCTGGAACCCTGGGGCCGCTTTCGAGAGGCTCCTTCCCGGATGCGGGGTCTCTGGGCGTTTCCTACCGGCCCGCTATTTGCTGGGAGGGAGAGAGCCCCGCGGAGGCATTCCGCCAGGCGCTCCGCGAGACGCGGGAGAAGGACCTCGCACAGGGGTACACCACGAAGGGACCCCAAGGGGACGACATTCACCTGACACTTGGCGGGCGGGACCTTCGGAGGTTCGGGTCGTTGGGACAACAGCAACTGGGCGCCATGTTTCTGAAGCTGTGCCAGGCGGAACTCGTTCGGGAGTCTGCCGGACAACAGCCCATTCTGCTTGTGGACGAGATGTTTGCCGTACTGGATCACCGCGCGGCGGAGGGGTTCTTGTCCCGCGTGGAAATGGAAGGACAGATTCTCATGGCGACCGCCAGGGAAGGCTGGCTGGCGGAACTGGAAGACCGGAAGTTCTTCGTGCATCGTGTGTTGGACGGGGCGGTTCTTGAGAAGGAAGCAGAGGCGGAAAGCGAGTCGTGA
- the gyrA gene encoding DNA gyrase subunit A, which yields MAVGRDRIIPVDIEDELKTSYIDYAMSTIVSRALPDVRDGLKPSQRRVLLAMHDLKLNPGSQHRKCAKIAGDASGNYHPHGEGVVYPTLCRMAQDFSLRYQLVDGQGNFGSVDGDNPAAMRYTEARLTKPAVAMMEDLEKETVSFVPNYDETRTEPTVFPARFPNLLTNGVHGIAVGMATKIPPHNAGEVCAAIDALIDDPDLNDEDLLQLVTGPDFPTGGIIYGREGIREAYLTGRGSVILRARASIETDGKDGRETIIITEIPYELKKSELIEKIAHCVRAGTITGIRDLRDESDRDGMRIVIVLKKDANAHVVMNQLFKHTRLQDTFGANMIALVNGRPQVLTLRKMLTHFIEHRVVIVQKRSEFELRKAEERAHILEGLKVALDHIDAVIKTIRASKTPDEAKQALSTKFKLSDVQAQAIVDMRLGRLTGLERDKIETEYVELLQLIERLNTILSSRTNILQVVKTETSEVRKAFGDERRTEIIDAEGEFRIEDLIAEEDMVLTISHHGYVKRLPTGTYRRQGRGGRGITGAKTRDEDFIEHLFVASTHQYILFLTDRGRCHWLKVHQIPEGGRSARGKAIINMLPLEKGEAVRAFVPVKEFTEDHFLVMATRNGTIKKTFLTEFSRPRKAGIIAIGLDEGDTLIGASITDGNHDILLAKSGGKAIRFVEKDVRAMGRTARGVRGVELEGGEHVVGMVCIRDEVSSILVVTENGFGKRTALSDYRITRRGGKGIFTIKASTRNGAMVGIKEVVSGDEIMIITKVGVVIRLSIDNISEIGRNTQGVRLMKPGPEDLVVSVARAVSENSNEDTQA from the coding sequence ATGGCCGTAGGACGAGACAGAATCATACCGGTGGACATCGAGGACGAACTGAAAACCTCGTACATCGACTACGCCATGTCGACCATCGTTTCCAGGGCGCTTCCGGATGTCCGGGACGGCCTGAAGCCCTCTCAGCGACGCGTTCTTCTGGCCATGCATGACCTGAAGTTGAATCCCGGCTCGCAACACAGAAAGTGCGCGAAGATCGCGGGCGATGCCTCGGGGAACTACCATCCGCACGGCGAAGGCGTCGTGTATCCCACGCTCTGCCGGATGGCGCAGGACTTCAGCCTTCGCTACCAGTTGGTGGACGGGCAGGGGAACTTCGGCTCAGTCGACGGCGACAATCCGGCCGCCATGCGGTACACGGAAGCCCGGCTGACGAAACCCGCCGTGGCGATGATGGAAGACCTGGAGAAGGAGACGGTCAGTTTCGTCCCCAACTACGACGAAACCCGCACCGAACCCACCGTCTTCCCCGCCCGCTTTCCAAACCTGCTTACCAACGGGGTCCACGGGATTGCGGTCGGGATGGCCACGAAGATTCCGCCCCACAATGCCGGAGAGGTGTGTGCAGCCATAGACGCACTCATCGACGACCCCGACTTGAACGACGAGGACCTTCTCCAACTGGTAACCGGACCGGACTTTCCGACAGGCGGCATCATCTATGGCCGCGAGGGAATCCGGGAAGCCTACCTGACGGGCCGCGGGTCGGTCATCCTGCGCGCGCGCGCCAGTATCGAGACCGACGGAAAAGACGGGCGAGAGACGATCATCATTACGGAGATCCCGTACGAACTGAAGAAGTCGGAACTCATCGAGAAGATTGCGCACTGTGTCCGGGCCGGCACCATCACCGGAATCCGGGACCTTCGAGACGAATCCGACCGGGACGGGATGCGGATCGTGATTGTTCTCAAGAAAGACGCAAACGCGCATGTGGTCATGAACCAACTGTTCAAGCACACGCGACTTCAGGACACCTTCGGGGCCAACATGATTGCGCTTGTGAACGGACGCCCGCAAGTCCTGACGCTTCGGAAGATGCTCACGCACTTCATTGAACATCGGGTGGTCATCGTCCAGAAGCGCTCGGAGTTTGAACTTCGGAAGGCGGAAGAGCGAGCGCACATTCTGGAAGGGCTGAAGGTCGCCCTGGACCACATCGATGCCGTCATCAAGACCATTCGAGCGTCCAAGACGCCGGATGAAGCAAAGCAAGCACTTTCGACGAAGTTCAAACTCTCCGATGTTCAGGCACAGGCCATTGTCGACATGCGCCTCGGCCGCCTCACCGGCCTGGAGCGGGACAAGATCGAGACCGAGTATGTGGAACTTCTCCAACTGATTGAAAGACTGAACACGATCCTCTCTTCACGAACAAACATTCTTCAGGTGGTGAAGACAGAGACCTCGGAAGTGCGCAAGGCGTTTGGAGACGAACGCCGCACGGAGATCATCGACGCGGAGGGAGAGTTCCGGATCGAAGATCTCATCGCCGAAGAGGACATGGTCCTGACGATCAGTCACCACGGTTATGTGAAGCGCCTCCCGACCGGCACCTACCGCAGACAGGGTCGTGGCGGCCGCGGCATTACCGGTGCGAAGACGCGGGACGAGGACTTCATCGAACACCTCTTCGTCGCCAGCACGCACCAGTACATTCTCTTCCTGACGGACCGGGGCCGCTGTCACTGGCTGAAGGTCCACCAGATTCCGGAAGGTGGGCGCTCTGCGCGCGGCAAGGCCATCATCAACATGCTTCCGCTTGAAAAGGGAGAGGCCGTCCGCGCCTTCGTTCCCGTGAAGGAGTTCACGGAGGACCACTTCCTGGTGATGGCGACCCGCAACGGCACCATCAAGAAGACCTTCCTGACCGAGTTCTCGCGGCCGAGAAAGGCCGGGATCATTGCGATCGGCCTGGACGAGGGAGACACACTGATTGGCGCATCCATTACCGATGGAAACCACGATATTCTCCTGGCAAAGAGCGGCGGGAAGGCCATTCGTTTTGTCGAGAAGGATGTTCGCGCCATGGGGCGCACGGCGCGTGGTGTTCGCGGCGTGGAGCTTGAAGGGGGCGAGCATGTGGTCGGCATGGTGTGCATCCGGGACGAGGTCTCCAGCATTCTCGTCGTGACCGAAAACGGTTTCGGCAAGCGGACAGCGCTCTCGGACTACCGGATTACGCGCCGTGGCGGGAAGGGCATCTTCACGATCAAGGCTTCGACCAGAAACGGCGCCATGGTGGGCATCAAAGAGGTTGTGTCGGGCGACGAGATCATGATCATCACGAAGGTGGGCGTGGTGATCCGGCTCTCCATCGACAACATCTCGGAGATCGGGCGGAACACACAGGGCGTCCGACTCATGAAGCCCGGCCCGGAGGATCTTGTGGTCAGTGTGGCGCGAGCGGTTTCCGAGAACAGCAACGAGGACACTCAAGCCTGA
- a CDS encoding DUF721 domain-containing protein, with product MKRVGEVLEVLGEAGALGRRFAETRALEAWTECVGRGIAERTRPLRVAGGRLIVVAEGAALRQELVFHRKNILEKFNKAAGRVVARELVFLEGDASESPHPEPLRPVVRSTAETEGIAEDLAEEPRTVPMFDADAHRKQLRRIARESDKARRERDGGSESATGRIPPKVEENC from the coding sequence ATGAAACGGGTCGGGGAAGTACTCGAAGTTCTCGGGGAAGCCGGAGCTCTGGGGCGGCGGTTTGCGGAAACCCGCGCACTGGAAGCATGGACGGAGTGTGTGGGCAGAGGGATTGCCGAGAGAACCCGGCCGCTGCGTGTCGCCGGGGGGCGGTTGATTGTGGTGGCGGAGGGGGCGGCACTCAGACAAGAACTGGTGTTCCACAGAAAGAACATACTCGAAAAGTTCAACAAGGCGGCAGGGCGCGTGGTCGCGCGGGAGTTGGTGTTTCTGGAAGGGGACGCAAGCGAATCCCCGCACCCGGAACCCCTTCGCCCGGTTGTCCGGAGCACTGCGGAAACCGAAGGCATCGCCGAGGATCTCGCGGAGGAGCCTCGAACAGTCCCCATGTTTGATGCGGATGCGCACAGAAAGCAACTTCGCCGGATTGCTCGTGAATCCGACAAGGCGCGCAGGGAGAGGGACGGGGGGTCGGAATCGGCAACGGGGCGGATTCCACCCAAAGTGGAAGAGAATTGCTGA
- a CDS encoding right-handed parallel beta-helix repeat-containing protein yields MPTFQAYRILRGTAFVVLGLLPLAASAATLHVPADYPAIQDAIEHAEFGDTVLVEPGTYQENLFLKDGLIVKSVAGPDETIITYGGPSKNEAVVLAQSCSNSTQLIGFTVTGADLAKRGILLNAETEIVIQHVKVTACTYGIAIHGRSNPFLHWCDVSACTKAALFVQYATADVKYCTFTGCEAFGVYITGTSEALSLKECAFSDNLFVGIQASDAEFSVEGGSVNGNGDTGILAQSSSVIVTNATIEDNINVGVVFEDAGGVIDGCSIARNSFGVVASGKSAPSLVRNTFLDNPSYHLGIEGTATPTIGGDLDSANDFLGEAKFLLQSSSTEDVVATHNYWGKPCVPKKRTSATEGEVATSPWASKDHSRTWDDCAASRQANAKAKKAAEAAAAKEAAENAPPDSTVGAASVDGAGAAPGTETADG; encoded by the coding sequence ATGCCGACATTTCAGGCCTACCGCATCCTTCGGGGGACCGCGTTCGTCGTCCTCGGCCTCCTGCCGCTTGCGGCGAGTGCGGCCACTCTGCATGTCCCGGCGGACTATCCCGCCATTCAGGACGCCATTGAGCACGCGGAGTTCGGCGACACCGTTCTCGTGGAACCCGGAACCTATCAGGAGAATCTCTTCCTGAAGGACGGCCTCATTGTGAAGTCGGTGGCGGGTCCGGATGAGACGATCATCACCTACGGCGGCCCTTCGAAGAATGAAGCGGTCGTGCTGGCGCAAAGTTGCAGCAACTCCACCCAGTTGATCGGGTTCACTGTGACCGGGGCGGATCTTGCCAAGCGGGGAATCCTGCTGAATGCGGAGACGGAGATTGTCATCCAGCATGTGAAGGTCACGGCTTGCACTTACGGGATCGCCATTCATGGGCGCTCCAACCCGTTCCTGCACTGGTGCGATGTCAGCGCCTGCACGAAGGCGGCCCTGTTCGTGCAGTATGCCACCGCCGATGTGAAGTACTGCACCTTCACCGGTTGCGAAGCGTTTGGTGTGTACATCACCGGCACCTCGGAAGCGTTGTCCTTGAAGGAGTGCGCGTTCTCGGACAACTTGTTCGTGGGGATTCAGGCCTCCGATGCGGAGTTCTCCGTGGAAGGCGGCTCGGTGAACGGAAACGGGGACACAGGCATTCTCGCGCAGAGTTCGTCAGTCATCGTCACCAATGCGACCATCGAGGACAACATCAATGTCGGCGTCGTGTTCGAAGATGCTGGCGGCGTGATCGATGGATGCTCCATTGCCAGAAACAGTTTCGGTGTCGTGGCGTCCGGCAAGAGTGCGCCTTCGCTCGTACGAAACACCTTCCTGGACAACCCCAGTTATCACCTGGGCATCGAGGGAACCGCCACGCCGACGATCGGCGGGGACCTTGACAGCGCAAACGACTTCCTGGGTGAGGCCAAGTTCCTGCTCCAGTCGTCTTCCACCGAAGATGTCGTGGCTACCCACAACTACTGGGGCAAGCCGTGTGTTCCAAAGAAGCGCACGAGCGCCACGGAGGGGGAAGTGGCGACCTCCCCGTGGGCCTCCAAGGACCACAGCCGAACCTGGGACGACTGCGCGGCGTCCCGACAGGCCAACGCAAAGGCGAAGAAGGCCGCAGAGGCCGCGGCCGCGAAAGAGGCGGCTGAAAACGCTCCCCCGGACAGCACCGTTGGTGCGGCGAGCGTGGACGGTGCGGGTGCCGCCCCGGGCACCGAGACGGCTGACGGCTGA
- the gyrB gene encoding DNA topoisomerase (ATP-hydrolyzing) subunit B, whose product MTNKKKTGNGNTEYGADSIQVMKGLEAVRVRPAMYIGSTGTEGLHHLVYEVVDNAIDEALAGFCDRVDVVLHKNGTVSVQDNGRGIPVDTHKEEGRPAVEVIMTTLHAGGKFDSETYKVSGGLHGVGVSVVNALSSRLEVEVSRDGQKWFQCYERGKPEEELKTIGISAKNGTRILFAPDPEIFETTEFHFDRLSARFREHAFLNSGLTITILEESSGKSHEFLYKGGLSEYVTYLNENRVVLHKKPIHFTGERETGDGHFVEVEVAIQYNDGYSEIIYSFANNINTVDGGTHLSGFKAALTRTINGYAKKNNLLKAGKNSIQDISGDDAREGLTAIVSVKMTDPQFEGQTKAKLGNSDVKGLVEQIVGEHLGNFLEENPPIGRKLISKAVAAATARDAARKARALTRRKTALENSTLPGKLADCSMKNADDCEIFIVEGDSAGGTAKQGRDRRTQAILPIRGKILNVEKNRVDKILANKEVQAMVMAIGAGIAEDFDVSKIRYGKVIIMTDADVDGSHIRTLLMTFFFRQMVPLVEQGHLYIAAPPLFRVKKGKEELYAFSEEEKDRYVKKLTAGKKEARGIHVQRYKGLGEMNPDQLWETTMDPERRVMRRVRLEDGPEADNMFALLMGEVVEPRRKFIEENADRVQNLDA is encoded by the coding sequence GTGACAAACAAGAAGAAAACCGGAAACGGCAATACAGAGTACGGGGCTGACAGCATCCAGGTCATGAAGGGACTGGAGGCGGTTCGTGTTCGGCCCGCCATGTACATTGGATCCACCGGAACGGAGGGGCTCCATCACCTGGTGTATGAGGTGGTGGACAACGCCATCGACGAAGCGCTCGCAGGTTTCTGTGACCGGGTGGATGTGGTGCTTCACAAGAACGGCACCGTCTCCGTACAAGACAACGGGCGCGGCATTCCCGTCGACACGCACAAGGAAGAGGGCCGACCGGCGGTCGAGGTCATCATGACCACGCTTCACGCGGGCGGGAAGTTCGACTCAGAAACCTACAAGGTGTCCGGCGGTCTTCACGGTGTGGGCGTGTCGGTGGTCAACGCACTGTCCAGTCGCCTGGAAGTGGAAGTTTCGCGCGACGGACAGAAGTGGTTTCAGTGCTACGAACGCGGAAAGCCGGAGGAAGAGCTCAAGACAATCGGGATTTCCGCGAAGAACGGTACGCGCATTCTGTTTGCGCCGGACCCGGAGATTTTCGAGACAACAGAGTTCCACTTTGATCGCCTCTCCGCTCGTTTCCGCGAACACGCCTTCCTGAACAGCGGTCTCACCATCACCATTCTGGAGGAGAGTTCCGGCAAGTCCCACGAGTTCCTCTACAAGGGCGGTCTCTCCGAGTATGTCACCTATCTCAACGAAAACCGCGTGGTGCTGCACAAGAAGCCCATTCACTTCACCGGAGAGCGGGAGACCGGAGACGGGCACTTTGTGGAAGTGGAGGTAGCCATTCAGTACAACGACGGCTACAGCGAGATCATCTACTCCTTTGCGAACAACATCAACACCGTCGACGGGGGGACCCACCTCTCAGGCTTCAAGGCGGCCCTGACCCGGACCATCAACGGTTACGCGAAGAAGAACAATCTCCTGAAAGCCGGGAAGAACAGCATTCAGGACATTTCCGGAGACGATGCCCGCGAGGGTTTGACCGCCATCGTGTCCGTCAAGATGACCGACCCGCAGTTCGAGGGGCAGACCAAAGCCAAACTTGGCAACTCGGATGTGAAGGGGTTGGTGGAGCAGATTGTCGGGGAACACCTGGGCAACTTCCTTGAGGAGAACCCCCCGATCGGCCGCAAGCTTATCTCCAAGGCAGTGGCCGCCGCCACCGCCCGGGATGCGGCCCGCAAGGCCCGCGCCCTGACCCGCCGGAAGACCGCGCTGGAGAACTCCACACTTCCAGGAAAACTGGCGGACTGTTCAATGAAGAACGCGGATGACTGCGAGATCTTCATCGTGGAGGGAGATTCGGCAGGGGGCACCGCAAAACAGGGCCGGGATCGCCGCACGCAGGCCATCCTTCCGATCCGCGGGAAGATTCTCAATGTTGAGAAGAACCGCGTAGACAAAATCCTCGCCAACAAGGAAGTCCAGGCCATGGTCATGGCCATCGGAGCCGGGATTGCGGAAGATTTTGATGTGTCCAAGATCCGCTACGGCAAGGTGATCATCATGACCGATGCCGATGTGGACGGGTCGCACATCCGAACACTGCTCATGACTTTCTTCTTCCGGCAGATGGTGCCGTTGGTGGAGCAGGGACACCTCTACATTGCGGCGCCCCCCCTCTTCCGCGTGAAGAAGGGCAAGGAAGAACTCTACGCCTTCTCCGAAGAGGAAAAAGACCGGTATGTGAAGAAACTCACGGCCGGAAAGAAGGAAGCGCGCGGGATTCATGTCCAGCGCTACAAGGGCCTTGGAGAGATGAACCCGGACCAACTCTGGGAAACAACGATGGATCCGGAGCGTCGGGTGATGCGTCGCGTCCGCCTGGAAGACGGTCCTGAAGCGGACAATATGTTCGCTCTGCTCATGGGCGAAGTCGTGGAGCCTCGTCGGAAGTTTATCGAAGAGAACGCGGATCGAGTTCAGAATCTTGATGCCTAG